In Plasmodium brasilianum strain Bolivian I chromosome 1, whole genome shotgun sequence, a single genomic region encodes these proteins:
- a CDS encoding UDP-N-acetylglucosamine transferase subunit ALG13, translating to MDKEEFHHFLKKLGFAQMTMQIGSSSYIPKLIYKNNKNNNINSNNKKEEDDDNGYNLLKKVKYFTYQNDLNKFYDKADLIVSHGGAGTTFECLRKNKKILLVVNKKLMNNHQMEFAHFMGTSNYVEICISLETLMENIYTCLKKKSYSVFPKPNNTESFLRDLQKLMHGR from the coding sequence ATGGACAAGGAAGAGTTTcaccattttttaaaaaaattaggcTTCGCACAGATGACCATGCAAATTGGGAGTAGCTCTTATATaccaaaattaatatataagaacAACAAGAACAACAACATCAATAGCAACAACAAAAAGGAGGAGGACGACGACAATGGatataatttattgaaaaaagtaaagtATTTTACTTACCAGAATGatcttaataaattttatgataaagCAGATTTAATTGTAAGTCATGGAGGAGCTGGGACAACATTCGAATgcttaagaaaaaataaaaaaattttacttgttgttaataaaaagttaatgAATAACCATCAAATGGAATTTGCTCATTTTATGGGCACGTCTAATTACGTTgaaatatgtatatcttTAGAAACGTTAATGGAAAACATTTACACATgcttaaaaaagaaatcatATAGTGTTTTCCCAAAACCAAATAATACTGAAAGTTTCTTGCGCGATTTGCAAAAATTAATGCACGGGAGGTGA